One stretch of Thalassophryne amazonica chromosome 17, fThaAma1.1, whole genome shotgun sequence DNA includes these proteins:
- the LOC117529579 gene encoding uncharacterized protein LOC117529579, with product MSTLFWPFVRTELWRHEKTCKEKQGETGKSKKNRARIQKSSSQLMPVAVSSEGLHKIIHSMQQDHVTSQIRSDEMICTYGDALFAKKGREQSQHRYIAQKLRELGRFVLAAKEIDKKIKYLCHIVDPAQFHLAIKAARRVSNYNPDSSEYGKPSTAVKIGFSLKAATEAWIGHCLMSCDALNENKAKKFKELLDSSWSMYVSSNAHSTIEQRKWGKEDGIPLTEDVVTLQNYLRRMEDEAKKELKLCVSTTAYKKLSESLLAQIIVFNKKREGEASRLTLETYQKVDTGPLNKDIYDTLSPVEQQLSHRLTRLVTWQKRKKSPHTTAGAHQSITGLPGGEAKPSWNT from the coding sequence ATGTCAACATTGTTTTGGCCATTTGTTAGGACTGAACTCTGGAGACATGAAAAGACTTGCAAAGAAAAGCAAGGGGAAAcaggtaaaagtaaaaaaaacagagCCAGAATACAAAAATCCTCCTCCCAACTAATGCCAGTTGCTGTGTCCTCAGAGGGACTCCATAAAATTATTCACTCCATGCAACAAGACCATGTGACCTCCCAGATTAGAAGTGATGAGATGATTTGCACATATGGAGATGCATTGTTTGCCAAAAAGGGCCGTGAACAGTCTCAACACAGATATATTGCACAAAAACTGAGGGAATTAGGACGATTTGTGTTGGCTGCCAAAGAAATtgacaagaaaataaaatatCTGTGTCATATTGTTGATCCAGCACAGTTTCACCTGGCTATTAAAGCAGCCCGAAGAGTGTCAAACTATAACCCAGACAGTAGTGAATATGGAAAACCATCTACCGCAGTTAAGATAGGCTTTTCACTTAAAGCTGCAACAGAGGCCTGGATTGGCCACTGCTTGATGTCCTGTGATGCTTTAAATGAAAACAAGGCCAAAAAATTCAAGGAGCTGCTGGATTCCTCCTGGTCCATGTACGTGTCATCCAATGCTCACAGCACAATAGAGCAAAGAAAGTGGGGTAAAGAGGATGGCATACCTTTGACAGAAGATGTAGTGACCTTGCAGAACTACTTAAGAAGAATGGAGGATGAAGCGAAGAAGGAACTGAAGCTATGTGTGAGTACTACAGCGTACAAGAAGCTGAGTGAAAGCCTTCTGGCACAGATAATCGTTTTCAATAAAAAGCGTGAAGGAGAAGCCTCACGTTTAACCTTAGAGACATATCAGAAGGTAGATACTGGCCCTTTGAATAAGGACATCTATGATACCTTGTCACCAGTGGAGCAGCAACTTAGCCATAGATTGACACGCTTGGTGACgtggcaaaagaggaaaaaaagtccCCATACTACTGCTGGAGCGCACCAAAGCATCACTGGACTTCCTGGTGGAGAGGCGAAACCAAGCTGGAATACTTGA